A DNA window from Ipomoea triloba cultivar NCNSP0323 chromosome 10, ASM357664v1 contains the following coding sequences:
- the LOC116032117 gene encoding putative disease resistance protein At3g14460 yields the protein MADALISIVVEQLINILTHQAQELKRTLGVEKEIKNLSSKLEKIREVLDDAEKKSFTEEGIKLWIEDIKNFSYEVDDVLDEWRTRSLRQQIESSAPESSCSSFLPSCIQFKRFDMHRDIAKKIKELDSTLDRITKEKDQFKFNTCAASHSDQESKRVTTTFDVDVSEIQGRKSDASALISKLVENSGEEEARNGPPVISIVGAGGIGKTTLALLVFEDEQIKTHFGDERVWICVSDPFDQIKIAKAIVESITKSSTDLSQLQLLLEKIKSTLCGKRFLLVMDDVWTEQYAKWEPLKNSLKGGLPGSRILVTSRNERVARMMGSVHVHPLHLISDSEAWLLLSRIAFSGRRKEDCEELKDIGQKIAQRCKGLPLAARVMGSLLFFKDTRDGWQNVLNNKIWELEEVVTELFPHLYLGYNDLNPKMKQCFSYCAVFSKDYEIKVDMLIRIWMAQGYVTMESEGRELFGVLAMRSFFQDLEKDDMDSNIIISCKMHDIVHDFAQFLTKNECYSIDQQEDKVGFTNLRHLSWLNTTMNMNFPSICDIEKLRSFFVVGFSPVQLTPNLFNGLKSVRVLGLHGWKLQELPKEIGNLLHLRYIDLSWSKVEELPDAVCSLYNLQTLDLRRCMSFSRLPKRIGNLRQLRYIDLSLSKVEELPDTIHSLFSLQTLDLEGCEQFSRLPDKIGDLSQLRYINLSESKVEKLPDTICSLENLRTLVLKKCERLSRLPEGIGNLVELRYINLNDCENVEELPKGIGNLINLRHLDIRGTKRLEMMPQGMAKLTQLCSLSEFKVGKESSKLGYMEKLNQLKGELSIFFLCDLNSPADVEEAKKAELRKKKHIKELHLHFSPGVDVGIDVIEALKPPPELQNLELNGYGGIHFPSWITLSLHNLQILKIWGCENCPSLPPLGKLPSLETLIIFYMKKLRYVGSEFLGVAEVGGVAFPKLKELEFTWCEELEEWEDFKEEATIIIMPCIRELELSYCRKLKTVPHHLLSRLESLKIKHCPSLKVEQIE from the coding sequence ATGGCCGACGCTCTCATCTCCATTGTTGTGGAACAGCTGATCAACATCCTGACGCACCAAGCCCAGGAGCTAAAAAGAACTTTGGGTGTGGAGAAGGAGATCAAAAACCTATCATCAAAGCTCGAGAAAATCAGGGAGGTATTGGATGATGCAGAAAAGAAAAGCTTTACGGAAGAGGGCATCAAGCTCTGGATCGAAGATATCAAAAACTTCTCCTACGAAGTGGACGATGTTCTTGACGAGTGGAGAACCAGAAGTCTGAGACAACAGATTGAGAGTTCAGCTCCAGAAAGCAGCTGCAGCTCTTTCCTGCCTTCGTGTATCCAATTCAAAAGGTTTGATATGCATCGAGACATCGCCAAGAAAATAAAGGAGCTTGATTCAACACTTGATCGGATTACGAAAGAGAAAGATCAGTTCAAATTCAACACTTGTGCTGCATCACACTCTGATCAAGAATCGAAACGAGTCACCACTACGTTTGATGTGGATGTGTCAGAGATTCAAGGTAGGAAATCCGATGCCAGTGCTTTAATAAGCAAGTTAGTGGAGAattctggagaagaagaagcaagAAATGGTCCCCCTGTGATTTCCATAGTGGGGGCGGGAGGGATAGGGAAAACTACCCTTGCTCTACTAGTCTTTGAGGATGAACAGATCAAGACTCATTTTGGGGATGAAAGGGTGTGGATTTGTGTTTCCGACCCTTTTGAccagatcaagattgcaaaagcCATTGTTGAGTCAATCACTAAAAGCTCCACGGATCTGTCCCAACTCCAACTGTTACTGGAAAAGATCAAAAGCACTTTGTGTGGGAAAAGGTTCCTACTTGTGATGGATGATGTGTGGACAGAGCAGTATGCAAAGTGGGAGCCATTGAAGAACTCTCTCAAGGGTGGACTCCCCGGGAGTAGAATCTTGGTGACCTCTAGGAATGAGAGGGTTGCTAGAATGATGGGAAGTGTGCATGTGCATCCGTTGCATCTAATATCTGACTCGGAAGCTTGGTTGTTGCTTAGCAGGATAGCATTTTCCGGGAGAAGGAAAGAGGATTGTGAGGAACTGAAAGATATTGGTCAAAAAATTGCTCAAAGGTGCAAAGGACTGCCCCTTGCTGCTAGGGTCATGGGAAGCCTGCTATTTTTCAAAGACACAAGAGATGGTTGGCAAAATgttttaaacaataaaatttgggAGTTGGAGGAAGTGGTAACAGAACTCTTCCCTCATTTGTATCTAGGCTACAATGATTTGAACCCAAAGATGAAGCAATGTTTCTCATACTGTGCTGTCTTTTCCAAAGATTATGAAATAAAGGTAGATATGCTCATCAGAATTTGGATGGCACAAGGTTATGTGACCATGGAATCAGAAGGCAGGGAGTTATTTGGGGTTTTAGCAATGCGTTCTTTCTTCCAAGATTTGGAGAAAGATGACATGGATTCCAACATTATCATATCTTGCAAAATGCATGACATAGTGCATGATTTTGCCCAGTTTCTTACAAAAAATGAATGCTATAGTATTGACCAACAGGAGGATAAGGTCGGATTTACAAATCTACGTCATCTGTCATGGCTGAACACTACTATGAATATGAATTTCCCTTCCATTTGTGATATTGAAAAACTTCGCAGCTTTTTTGTTGTAGGCTTTTCTCCCGTACAACTTACTCCTAATTTGTTCAATGGTCTGAAATCTGTGAGAGTATTAGGATTGCATGGCTGGAAGTTGCAAGAACTCCCAAAGGAGATAGGAAATCTGCTTCATCTAAGGTACATTGATTTAAGTTGGAGCAAGGTAGAGGAGTTACCTGATGCAGTTTGTTCATTATATAACTTGCAAACTTTAGATCTTAGAAGATGTATGAGTTTTTCTAGGCTGCCGAAAAGGATTGGAAATTTGCGTCAGCTAAGGTACATTGATTTAAGTCTGAGCAAAGTAGAGGAGTTACCTGATACAATTCACTCTTTATTTAGTTTGCAAACTTTAGATCTTGAAGGATGTGAGCAATTTTCTAGACTGCCTGATAAGATTGGAGATTTGAGTCAGCTAAGATACATTAATTTAAGTGAGAGCAAAGTAGAGAAGTTACCCGATACAATTTGTTCTTTGGAGAATTTGCGAACTTTAGTTCTCAAAAAATGTGAGCGTCTTTCTAGACTACCTGAAGGGATTGGAAATTTGGTTGAGTTAAGGTACATTAATTTAAATGATTGTGAAAATGTGGAAGAGTTACCCAAAGGGATTGGCAATTTGATAAACTTGAGACACCTTGACATCAGAGGCACCAAGAGGCTAGAGATGATGCCCCAAGGTATGGCAAAGCTAACTCAGCTTTGTAGTTTAAGTGAGTTTAAGGTGGGGAAAGAGTCAAGTAAGTTGGGATACATGGAGAAGCTGAACCAACTCAAAGGGGAGCTatccatattttttttgtgcGATCTGAATAGCCCAGCAGATGTGGAGGAAGCAAAGAAAGCAGAATTGAGAAAGAAGAAGCACATTAAAGAATTGCATTTGCATTTCAGTCCTGGAGTCGATGTGGGAATAGATGTGATAGAAGCTCTGAAACCACCTCCGGAACTGCAAAATTTGGAACTTAATGGGTACGGAGGAATCCACTTCCCTTCCTGGATTACACTGTCCCTTCATAATCTACAGATTCTTAAAATCTGGGGGTGCGAAAATTGTCCATCTTTGCCTCCATTAGGCAAACTGCCTTCCCTGGAGACTCTTATCATATTCTACATGAAAAAGCTAAGATATGTAGGGAGTGAGTTTTTGGGAGTAGCAGAAGTAGGTGGTGTTGCTTTTCCAAAGCTGAAGGAATTGGAGTTCACATGGTGTGAGGAGTTGGAGGAGTGGGAAGATTTCAAAGAAgaagcaacaataataataatgccatGCATCAGGGAGTTGGAACTAAGTTATTGCAGGAAACTTAAGACAGTGCCACATCACCTCTTAAGTAGGCTGGAGTCTTTGAAGATCAAACACTGTCCCAGTCTCAAAGTTGAACAGATTGAGTGA